One segment of Opitutus sp. ER46 DNA contains the following:
- a CDS encoding aldehyde dehydrogenase family protein has translation MTRLPITKTPKPYVGGAFIRSESGRTFPIQDAAGNFFAHMPQCTRKDLRNAVEAAAKAGPGWARRTAYNRGQILYRLGEMLEARRQEMIDTLGRFGAGAAEAEREVDVAIDRLVYYAGWTDKYEQVLGNVNPVAAPYFNFTVTEPMGVVGVIAPDQPPLLGLITLVAPVIASGNTVVAAVSEKVPYPAILLGEMLATSDLPGGVVNLLTGFRAELVPTFATHEHLRALSVVSASPEERKTIRLGAADSVKRVHFTDAATDWFADEAQSVYAIRAFLEFKTTWHPVGA, from the coding sequence ATGACCCGACTGCCCATCACCAAGACTCCGAAACCGTACGTTGGCGGCGCGTTCATTCGCTCCGAGAGCGGCCGGACGTTCCCGATCCAGGACGCGGCCGGGAACTTCTTCGCGCACATGCCGCAGTGCACGCGCAAGGACCTGCGCAACGCGGTCGAGGCGGCGGCGAAGGCGGGGCCCGGCTGGGCGCGCCGCACCGCGTACAACCGCGGCCAGATCCTGTACCGCCTCGGCGAGATGCTCGAGGCGCGGCGCCAGGAGATGATCGACACGCTGGGGCGCTTTGGCGCCGGCGCGGCGGAGGCGGAGCGCGAGGTCGATGTCGCGATCGACCGGCTCGTCTACTACGCGGGCTGGACGGACAAGTATGAGCAGGTGCTGGGCAACGTGAACCCGGTGGCGGCACCGTACTTCAACTTCACCGTCACCGAACCGATGGGCGTCGTCGGCGTGATCGCGCCCGACCAGCCGCCGCTGCTCGGGCTGATCACGCTCGTGGCCCCGGTGATCGCGAGCGGCAACACCGTGGTGGCGGCGGTCTCGGAGAAGGTGCCGTACCCCGCGATCCTGCTCGGCGAGATGCTCGCGACGAGCGACCTGCCGGGCGGGGTGGTCAACCTCCTGACCGGTTTCCGGGCGGAGCTGGTGCCGACCTTTGCGACGCACGAGCACCTGCGGGCGCTGAGCGTGGTGAGCGCGTCGCCGGAGGAGCGGAAGACGATCCGGCTGGGCGCGGCCGACAGCGTGAAGCGCGTGCATTTCACGGACGCCGCGACCGACTGGTTCGCGGACGAGGCGCAGAGCGTGTACGCGATTCGCGCCTTCCTGGAGTTCAAGACCACCTGGCACCCGGTGGGGGCGTGA
- a CDS encoding POT family MFS transporter, which produces MAKAFLTSPIQTDKMPPGIPYIVGNEAAERFNYYGMRAILVVFMTQYLMDRSGALAPMTDNQAAFWFHIFNFANYALPVVGAIVADAFWGKYRTIFWISLVYCLGSIVLAVDHTRFGLAAGLALIAIGSGGIKPCVSANVGDQFGPQNQHLMSRAFGWFYFSINAGSFVSIGLVPWLLERHGPMLAFGVPAILMIAATAVFWAGRYKFTHVPPTGREYFRRTFNKQGLSLLLRLSTIFVFVAIFWSLWDQTGGEWVLQAEKMDRKFDLFGWKFEVLSSQVQAVNAILVLIFIPLFQYWVYPAIDRVFKLTPLRKIGLGLLVAGSAFLVSAWIESQLTAKLVPHVIWQLPAYALITAAEVMVSITCLEFAYTQAPRHMKAMVQALYLLSIASGNLITALVHLFTENPDGTSKLHGASFYLFFSALSIGCVAVYVFVAKAYKPAPAEGGDSTPPAPPLTDAPQGT; this is translated from the coding sequence ATGGCTAAAGCCTTCCTTACCTCCCCCATCCAGACGGATAAGATGCCGCCGGGCATTCCGTACATCGTCGGCAATGAAGCCGCGGAGCGGTTCAACTACTACGGAATGCGGGCGATCTTGGTCGTCTTCATGACCCAGTATCTGATGGACCGCAGCGGCGCGTTGGCGCCAATGACGGATAATCAGGCAGCCTTCTGGTTTCACATTTTCAACTTTGCGAACTACGCGCTGCCGGTCGTGGGGGCGATTGTGGCCGATGCGTTTTGGGGCAAGTATCGGACGATTTTCTGGATCTCACTGGTTTACTGCCTTGGCAGCATCGTGCTGGCGGTTGACCACACGCGGTTTGGCTTGGCCGCGGGCTTGGCGCTGATCGCGATCGGTTCAGGCGGAATCAAGCCCTGTGTCTCGGCTAACGTCGGCGACCAGTTTGGTCCGCAGAATCAGCACCTGATGTCCCGTGCCTTCGGCTGGTTCTATTTTTCGATCAATGCCGGCTCGTTTGTTTCGATCGGCCTTGTGCCGTGGCTGCTCGAAAGACACGGCCCGATGCTAGCCTTCGGCGTTCCGGCCATCCTGATGATTGCGGCCACGGCGGTGTTCTGGGCGGGGCGGTATAAGTTCACGCACGTGCCGCCCACGGGCCGCGAGTATTTCCGCCGCACGTTCAACAAGCAGGGGCTCAGCCTCCTGTTGCGGCTTTCGACGATCTTCGTGTTTGTGGCGATCTTCTGGTCGCTGTGGGACCAGACGGGTGGTGAGTGGGTGCTGCAGGCCGAAAAGATGGACCGAAAGTTCGACCTCTTCGGCTGGAAGTTCGAAGTGCTCTCGTCGCAGGTCCAAGCGGTGAACGCCATTCTGGTGCTCATCTTCATCCCTCTCTTTCAGTACTGGGTTTATCCGGCCATCGATCGCGTGTTCAAACTGACGCCCCTGCGGAAGATCGGCCTGGGGCTCCTGGTGGCGGGATCTGCCTTTCTGGTGAGCGCATGGATTGAGTCGCAGCTCACGGCAAAACTCGTGCCGCACGTCATTTGGCAACTGCCCGCCTACGCGCTGATTACGGCCGCAGAGGTTATGGTGTCGATCACGTGTCTGGAGTTCGCGTACACCCAGGCGCCGCGCCATATGAAGGCAATGGTACAGGCGTTGTATCTGCTCTCGATCGCATCGGGTAACCTCATCACCGCGCTGGTCCATCTGTTCACCGAGAATCCGGATGGAACCTCGAAACTTCACGGGGCCAGTTTCTACCTCTTCTTCTCTGCGCTCAGCATTGGTTGTGTCGCCGTCTATGTCTTCGTGGCAAAGGCCTACAAGCCGGCTCCGGCTGAAGGTGGCGACTCAACTCCTCCCGCGCCGCCGCTCACCGACGCGCCACAGGGCACGTGA
- a CDS encoding aldehyde dehydrogenase family protein has translation MWEFDPAPETADPKLKARYELFIDGEFVAPKGGKYFESINPANEKKLTELALGGAADVDAAFAAAQRAFDTVWGKMPGRERAKYIYRIARLLQDRAREFAVAETLDNGKPIRETRDFDVPMAAAHFFYHAGWADKLEYLAPGRRVQPLGVVGQVIPWNFPLLMLAWKIAPALAAGNCVVIKPATNTPITAVKLAEIFRDAGLPKGVVNVITGPGATGGLIMAHPKAAKIAFTGSTEVGKVIMKSIAGTDKRMTMELGGKAANIVFDDAPLDQAVEGIVNGIFFNQGQVCCAGSRLLVQESVAEAVIAKLKTRLRVLRVGDPMDKNTDVGAIVSKAQLDTIQGYLDIGVKEGAELWQPPFRRPAKGFYLPPTLFTEVTMSHRVAREEIFGPVLAILTFRTVEEAVEKANNTEYGLSAGVWTDKGSRILKLSTELKAGVVWANTFNKFDPTSPFGGYKESGFGREGGRQGLLDYLQVV, from the coding sequence CTGTGGGAGTTCGATCCCGCGCCGGAGACGGCGGATCCGAAGCTGAAGGCGCGCTACGAGCTGTTCATCGACGGCGAGTTCGTGGCGCCGAAGGGCGGCAAGTACTTCGAGTCGATCAACCCGGCGAACGAGAAGAAGCTGACCGAGCTGGCGCTGGGCGGCGCGGCGGACGTGGACGCGGCCTTTGCGGCGGCGCAGCGGGCGTTCGATACCGTCTGGGGCAAGATGCCGGGCCGGGAGCGCGCGAAGTACATCTACCGCATCGCCCGGCTGCTGCAGGACCGGGCGCGCGAGTTCGCGGTGGCGGAGACACTGGACAACGGGAAGCCGATCCGCGAGACGCGCGACTTCGACGTGCCGATGGCGGCGGCGCACTTTTTCTACCACGCCGGCTGGGCCGACAAACTCGAGTACCTGGCGCCGGGACGGCGCGTGCAGCCGCTGGGCGTCGTCGGGCAGGTGATTCCGTGGAACTTCCCGCTGCTGATGTTGGCGTGGAAGATCGCGCCGGCGCTCGCGGCCGGCAATTGCGTCGTGATCAAGCCGGCGACGAACACGCCGATCACGGCGGTGAAGCTGGCGGAAATTTTCCGCGATGCCGGCCTGCCGAAAGGCGTGGTCAACGTGATCACGGGTCCGGGCGCGACGGGCGGGCTGATCATGGCGCATCCGAAGGCGGCGAAGATCGCGTTCACCGGTTCGACCGAGGTCGGCAAGGTGATCATGAAGTCGATCGCCGGGACGGATAAGCGGATGACGATGGAGCTCGGCGGCAAGGCGGCGAACATCGTGTTCGACGACGCCCCGCTCGACCAGGCGGTCGAAGGCATCGTCAACGGCATCTTCTTCAACCAGGGCCAGGTCTGCTGTGCCGGCTCACGGCTGCTCGTGCAGGAGTCGGTCGCGGAGGCGGTGATCGCGAAGCTGAAGACGCGGCTGCGCGTGCTGCGCGTGGGCGATCCGATGGACAAGAACACGGACGTCGGCGCGATCGTCTCGAAGGCCCAGCTCGACACGATCCAGGGATACCTGGACATCGGCGTGAAGGAAGGCGCGGAGCTCTGGCAGCCGCCGTTCCGGCGTCCGGCGAAGGGCTTCTACCTGCCGCCGACGCTGTTCACGGAGGTGACGATGAGCCATCGCGTGGCGCGCGAGGAGATCTTCGGGCCGGTGCTGGCGATCCTGACCTTCCGCACCGTCGAGGAGGCGGTCGAGAAGGCGAATAACACCGAGTACGGCCTGAGCGCCGGCGTGTGGACCGACAAGGGTTCGCGAATTCTCAAGCTGTCGACCGAGCTCAAGGCGGGGGTGGTCTGGGCGAACACGTTCAACAAGTTCGACCCCACGTCTCCGTTTGGTGGTTACAAGGAGAGCGGCTTCGGTCGCGAAGGCGGCCGCCAGGGCCTGCTGGATTACCTCCAGGTGGTCTGA
- the deoC gene encoding deoxyribose-phosphate aldolase produces the protein MLSTSPHAALRRLFDEVGPVDQVGIEERVAKYTTRSIKGRAKLWGLRTAVSMVDLTTLEGKDTPGKVASLCRKALQPHDDASIPRVAAVCVYPAMVRHAKKHVAGTGVKVASVATAFPSGQAPLKTRLAEVRAAVEDGADEVDMVINRGAFLAGDYRQVQDEIVAVQEACGASALKVILEVSELETYDAIRAASFIAMRVLREGDFIKTSTGKTSVNATLGNNQVMLEAIRDFYLATGRAIGMKPAGGIRNAKQALQFLIAVKETLGDAWLTNARYRFGASSLLNDLLRQLEKQRTGAYQAPYSFSEAAESY, from the coding sequence ATGCTTTCCACATCACCGCACGCCGCCCTGCGCCGCCTGTTCGACGAGGTTGGGCCGGTGGACCAGGTCGGGATTGAAGAGCGGGTGGCGAAGTACACCACGCGATCGATCAAGGGCCGCGCGAAGCTCTGGGGCCTGCGCACTGCGGTCTCGATGGTCGACCTGACCACGCTCGAGGGCAAAGACACGCCCGGCAAGGTGGCCTCGCTGTGTCGCAAGGCGCTGCAGCCGCACGACGACGCCTCGATCCCGCGGGTGGCAGCGGTCTGCGTTTACCCCGCGATGGTGCGGCACGCGAAGAAACACGTGGCCGGCACGGGGGTGAAAGTGGCTTCGGTGGCCACGGCTTTTCCGAGCGGGCAGGCGCCGCTCAAGACCCGGCTCGCCGAAGTGCGGGCGGCGGTGGAGGACGGCGCGGACGAGGTCGACATGGTGATCAACCGCGGCGCGTTCCTGGCCGGCGACTACCGCCAGGTGCAGGATGAAATCGTGGCGGTGCAGGAAGCCTGCGGCGCGTCAGCGCTGAAGGTGATCCTCGAGGTGAGCGAACTCGAGACGTACGACGCCATCCGGGCGGCCTCGTTCATCGCGATGCGCGTGCTGCGCGAAGGCGACTTCATCAAGACGAGCACGGGCAAGACCTCGGTGAATGCGACGCTCGGCAACAACCAGGTAATGCTGGAGGCGATTCGCGACTTCTACCTGGCGACCGGCCGGGCGATCGGCATGAAGCCGGCGGGCGGCATCCGCAACGCGAAGCAGGCGCTCCAATTCCTGATCGCGGTGAAGGAGACGCTCGGCGACGCGTGGCTGACGAATGCCCGCTATCGCTTTGGGGCGAGTTCGCTCCTCAACGACCTGCTCCGGCAGCTCGAAAAACAGCGCACGGGGGCCTACCAGGCGCCCTATTCGTTCAGCGAAGCTGCCGAGAGCTACTGA
- the lepB gene encoding signal peptidase I, which translates to MNARRVATYVWREWIRPLALPLLLITAAKSALADINYIPSGSMHPTLVEGDVVFVNKLAYDLRVPFTFTRLNHWADPARGDVVVCFEPTEGTRLVKRVVGLPGDRFELRGDAVFVNGVRQAYAPLPPSTGNVLEPAERATAVFVREELAGRSHPMMVQPDAPALRNFGPLTLAPGQYIVLGDNRDNSRDSRFFGVMPRERIIGRVHAVVLSADYHHWLRPRLDRTLTLVP; encoded by the coding sequence ATGAACGCCCGCCGTGTTGCCACCTACGTTTGGCGCGAGTGGATCCGTCCGCTCGCCCTGCCCCTCCTTCTCATCACCGCCGCCAAGTCCGCCCTCGCCGACATCAACTACATCCCGTCCGGCTCCATGCACCCGACCCTCGTCGAGGGGGACGTCGTCTTCGTCAACAAACTCGCCTATGATCTGCGGGTGCCGTTCACGTTCACCCGGCTCAACCACTGGGCCGACCCTGCCCGCGGTGACGTCGTCGTCTGTTTCGAGCCCACCGAGGGCACCCGGCTCGTCAAACGCGTCGTCGGCCTGCCGGGCGACCGCTTCGAGCTCCGCGGCGATGCCGTGTTCGTCAACGGCGTCCGCCAAGCCTACGCCCCGCTTCCGCCCTCGACCGGCAACGTCCTCGAGCCTGCCGAGCGCGCCACCGCCGTCTTCGTCCGCGAGGAACTCGCGGGCCGCTCCCACCCCATGATGGTCCAGCCAGACGCTCCCGCCCTCCGCAACTTCGGCCCGCTCACGCTCGCCCCCGGTCAATACATCGTGCTGGGCGACAACCGGGACAACAGCCGCGACTCCCGCTTCTTCGGCGTCATGCCGCGCGAACGCATCATCGGCCGCGTCCACGCCGTCGTCCTCTCCGCCGACTACCACCACTGGCTCCGCCCCCGCCTCGACCGCACCCTGACCCTCGTGCCCTGA
- a CDS encoding acyl-CoA thioesterase, which translates to MPADANANGDIFGGWIVSQMDLGGAVLARGIAHSRVTTVAIDSMSFISPVNVGDIVTCYARLLHIGNTSMKIDVEVWAQRWSDAAQLRVTEGKITYVAIDSAGKPHPVRR; encoded by the coding sequence ATGCCCGCCGACGCCAATGCCAACGGCGACATCTTCGGCGGCTGGATCGTTTCGCAGATGGACCTCGGCGGCGCCGTCCTCGCCCGCGGCATCGCGCACTCTCGTGTGACCACCGTCGCGATCGACAGCATGTCGTTCATCAGCCCGGTCAACGTGGGCGACATCGTCACCTGCTACGCGCGGCTGCTCCACATCGGCAATACGTCCATGAAGATCGACGTCGAGGTCTGGGCCCAGCGCTGGTCCGACGCTGCCCAGCTCCGCGTCACCGAGGGCAAGATCACCTACGTGGCCATCGACTCCGCCGGCAAACCGCACCCGGTGCGGCGCTGA
- a CDS encoding ATP-binding protein gives MAANGNTFACAIRAELEALHRAGEPREFAAGQVIFTAGDPGDGVYVVDSGQVQIVAPFAGSEPRVLATISAGDFFGEMAILDDAPRSATARAETATRATFVSRAELLNLLDRQPRLALNLIREFSGRIRALNHKYVDEIIQSERLALIGRFAATIVHDFKNPLTIIGLAAELTGAESTPPAVRAKAGEKIHRQIERMTNMLQELIDFSRPSGSRVALRETNFARFLSPLIDEVRAELVTRNVAVEMTVAPPDATVRIDPPRLSRLFYNLLNNAAEAMPEGGRILLRFTVRATELQIDVEDTGAGIAPEIATTLFQPFATHGKKNGTGLGLTICKKIAEDHGGRIWVESPPGRGATFSFTLPLAS, from the coding sequence ATGGCGGCCAACGGAAACACCTTTGCCTGCGCGATCCGAGCGGAACTCGAAGCCCTCCACCGTGCCGGCGAACCGCGCGAGTTTGCCGCTGGCCAGGTGATCTTCACCGCCGGCGACCCCGGCGATGGCGTGTACGTCGTCGATTCGGGCCAAGTGCAGATCGTCGCCCCGTTCGCCGGCAGCGAGCCGCGCGTCCTGGCCACGATCTCCGCCGGCGACTTCTTCGGCGAGATGGCGATCCTCGACGACGCCCCGCGCTCCGCCACCGCCCGCGCCGAAACCGCAACGCGCGCCACCTTTGTCTCCCGCGCCGAGCTCCTCAACCTCCTCGACCGCCAGCCGCGCCTCGCCCTCAACCTCATCCGCGAGTTCAGCGGCCGCATCCGCGCCCTCAACCACAAGTACGTCGACGAGATCATTCAGAGCGAACGCCTGGCCCTGATCGGCCGCTTCGCCGCCACCATCGTCCACGACTTCAAGAATCCGCTCACGATCATCGGCCTCGCCGCCGAGCTCACCGGCGCCGAGTCCACCCCACCCGCCGTGCGCGCCAAGGCCGGCGAAAAGATTCACCGCCAGATCGAGCGCATGACCAACATGCTCCAGGAGCTGATCGATTTCAGCCGCCCCAGCGGCTCGCGCGTCGCGCTGCGCGAGACCAACTTTGCCCGCTTTCTCTCCCCGCTCATCGACGAGGTCCGCGCCGAACTCGTCACCCGCAACGTCGCCGTCGAGATGACCGTCGCCCCGCCCGACGCCACCGTCCGCATCGATCCGCCCCGGCTCTCCCGGCTGTTCTACAACCTCCTCAACAACGCCGCCGAGGCGATGCCCGAGGGCGGCCGCATCCTCCTGCGCTTCACCGTCCGCGCCACCGAGCTGCAGATTGACGTCGAGGACACCGGCGCCGGCATCGCCCCCGAGATCGCGACCACGCTCTTCCAGCCTTTCGCCACCCACGGCAAAAAGAACGGCACCGGCCTCGGCCTCACGATCTGCAAGAAGATCGCCGAGGACCATGGCGGCCGCATCTGGGTCGAGAGCCCGCCGGGCCGCGGCGCCACCTTCTCCTTCACGCTGCCGCTGGCCTCTTGA
- a CDS encoding TonB family protein — MTLAHTAGRALLLCLTGLALAGLRPLAAQDITVSPVQWTDPAHAPDDIPGFKQQPRLNVPADLKSSPDINYVLFEATVDEKGNPVRLDTDATFALLQREYLATNLAFRFTPGRRDGKPVNTSITFALVLNPASAAPTAPDASPRLLELAPARVKTLPPRPAADEPLIVYADITVGTDGRITSVRNTPTDFAQPIFLAAKAWRFAPARRGGQPVEADLHVPFVLHERESMPKGKSTLPRALDRVPPVYPHIMRLSGLRGEVLVDFVVDIEGRVRNPFVVRSLNPAFDDPAIEAVRKWRFAPGRVNDVPVNTHMQVPIVFQLDEAGGGEDGMETRRRPNFSKLPPELRYDVSPKIRSAARPVFPYSALVAGKSGRAVVSMLIDQQGHVVQTHVAEASAPEFGAALVAAVERFSYEPALKDGRPSLALLRFEQEFTQNPNWGVVSVNDLDLLRRERKRADTIMSGRDLDETPVAISRQPPRIPLSLAGKPVDGEAVVEFLIDEDGRARLPRTISATDPALGYEAVQAIASWRFEPATHAGRPVIARVVVPIHFKSE; from the coding sequence ATGACGCTCGCCCACACGGCCGGTCGCGCCCTTCTCCTTTGCCTCACCGGCCTTGCTCTCGCCGGCCTCCGCCCGCTCGCCGCGCAGGACATCACCGTCTCGCCGGTCCAGTGGACCGATCCCGCCCACGCACCGGATGACATTCCCGGCTTCAAGCAACAACCCCGCCTGAACGTCCCGGCGGACCTCAAGTCGTCTCCAGACATCAACTACGTGCTGTTCGAGGCGACGGTCGACGAGAAGGGAAACCCGGTGCGGCTCGACACCGATGCCACCTTCGCCCTCCTCCAGCGCGAATATCTCGCCACCAACCTTGCGTTCCGCTTCACGCCCGGCCGCCGCGACGGCAAACCCGTCAACACCAGCATCACCTTCGCCCTCGTACTGAACCCCGCGTCGGCCGCTCCCACCGCGCCCGACGCCTCGCCGCGCCTGCTCGAGCTCGCCCCGGCGCGGGTCAAGACGCTCCCGCCCCGCCCCGCCGCCGACGAACCGCTCATCGTCTACGCCGATATCACGGTCGGCACCGACGGCCGGATCACCTCCGTGCGGAACACCCCCACCGATTTTGCCCAACCCATCTTCCTCGCCGCCAAGGCGTGGCGGTTCGCTCCCGCCCGGCGCGGGGGCCAGCCGGTCGAAGCCGATCTCCACGTGCCCTTCGTCCTGCACGAGCGCGAGTCCATGCCCAAGGGCAAGTCGACGCTGCCGCGTGCCCTCGATCGCGTGCCTCCCGTTTACCCGCACATCATGCGCCTCAGCGGACTCCGCGGCGAAGTGCTGGTCGACTTCGTCGTCGATATCGAGGGCCGCGTGCGCAATCCGTTCGTCGTTCGCTCGCTCAATCCGGCCTTCGACGACCCCGCCATCGAAGCCGTCCGCAAATGGCGTTTCGCGCCCGGCCGCGTGAACGACGTCCCCGTCAACACGCACATGCAGGTGCCCATCGTGTTCCAGCTCGACGAGGCCGGCGGCGGCGAAGACGGCATGGAAACACGCCGCCGCCCCAACTTCTCCAAGCTTCCCCCCGAGCTGCGGTACGACGTTTCTCCCAAGATCCGCTCCGCCGCCCGTCCGGTCTTCCCCTACTCCGCGCTCGTCGCCGGCAAATCCGGCCGCGCCGTCGTCAGCATGCTCATCGACCAGCAGGGCCACGTCGTCCAAACCCACGTCGCCGAAGCCAGCGCGCCCGAATTCGGCGCCGCGCTCGTCGCCGCCGTCGAACGCTTCAGCTACGAACCCGCGCTCAAGGACGGTCGCCCGTCGCTCGCCCTCCTGCGCTTTGAGCAGGAGTTCACCCAAAACCCGAACTGGGGCGTCGTTTCCGTGAACGACCTCGATCTGCTCCGCCGCGAAAGGAAGCGGGCCGACACGATCATGAGTGGCCGGGACCTCGACGAGACCCCCGTCGCGATTTCCCGGCAGCCGCCCCGCATCCCACTCTCCCTCGCCGGCAAACCCGTCGACGGCGAAGCCGTCGTCGAGTTCCTCATCGACGAGGACGGTCGCGCCCGCCTCCCCCGCACCATCTCCGCCACCGACCCTGCGCTCGGCTACGAAGCCGTCCAGGCCATCGCCTCCTGGCGCTTCGAACCCGCCACCCACGCCGGCCGCCCCGTGATCGCGCGCGTCGTCGTCCCCATCCACTTCAAGTCGGAGTAG
- a CDS encoding amidohydrolase family protein produces the protein MIKTRYSWGVAGIAALCLRLAIPAVGAAEAPLLPPLPPKSIVDLHGHIAGIGAGGSGCFVSAAMQRNVRFGAFLRAFGVTREELEREGDVRVVTRLRERLAGSRCVGRVVVLALDGVVDERGELDRGRTEMYVPNEFVAAQAAAHPELLFGASVNPYRRDALERLEWAKAHGAVLVKWLPSVQHIDPADPRLIPFYRKLVELRLPLLTHTGRERAFTAADDALCDPARLRLALEQGVTVIAAHAATQGSYEGEPALDRLTRLMREYPRLYADCSSLTQLNKRTHLARVLARPEFRGRLVYGTDYPLPTMRALVSPWYYPWRLSWRQKRAIAAIENLWDRDVALKAALGLPAEVWTQQFSLREN, from the coding sequence ATGATCAAGACTCGTTACTCGTGGGGCGTGGCCGGCATCGCGGCGCTTTGCCTGAGGCTGGCGATACCGGCGGTGGGTGCCGCGGAGGCGCCGCTCCTGCCGCCCTTGCCGCCGAAATCGATCGTAGACCTGCACGGTCACATCGCGGGCATCGGGGCGGGCGGCAGCGGGTGCTTTGTGTCGGCCGCGATGCAGCGAAACGTGCGGTTCGGCGCCTTCCTGCGTGCGTTTGGCGTGACGCGGGAGGAACTGGAGCGGGAGGGCGACGTGCGGGTGGTGACGCGGCTGCGGGAGCGGCTCGCGGGGAGCCGGTGCGTGGGGCGGGTGGTGGTGCTGGCGTTGGACGGAGTGGTGGATGAGCGCGGCGAACTGGATCGCGGGAGGACGGAGATGTATGTGCCGAACGAATTTGTGGCGGCGCAGGCGGCGGCGCATCCGGAGCTGCTCTTTGGGGCGAGTGTGAACCCTTATCGGCGGGACGCGCTGGAGCGGCTGGAGTGGGCGAAGGCGCACGGGGCGGTGCTGGTGAAATGGCTGCCCTCGGTGCAGCACATCGATCCGGCGGACCCGCGGCTGATTCCGTTTTACCGGAAGCTGGTGGAGCTGCGTCTGCCGCTGCTGACGCACACCGGGCGGGAGCGGGCGTTCACGGCGGCGGACGATGCCCTTTGCGACCCCGCGCGCCTGCGACTCGCGTTGGAGCAGGGGGTGACGGTGATCGCCGCGCATGCGGCGACCCAGGGAAGTTACGAGGGTGAGCCGGCGCTGGACCGGCTGACGCGGCTGATGAGGGAGTATCCGCGGCTGTACGCGGACTGCTCGTCACTGACGCAGCTGAACAAGCGGACGCACTTGGCGCGGGTGTTGGCGCGGCCGGAATTTCGCGGGCGGTTGGTGTACGGGACGGACTATCCACTGCCGACGATGCGGGCGCTGGTCTCCCCTTGGTACTATCCCTGGCGGCTGTCGTGGCGGCAGAAGCGGGCGATCGCGGCGATCGAGAATCTCTGGGATCGCGACGTGGCGTTGAAGGCCGCGCTGGGGCTGCCGGCGGAAGTGTGGACACAGCAGTTTTCGCTCCGCGAAAACTGA
- a CDS encoding chemotaxis protein CheX translates to MTADIPDTLVESAIVKGVTEVLDTMAREKAEAAGRTPNPPLHSRPENIEGPHLVASVGFIGDLEGIINIHVDDTIATEISANMLGMTPAEVVESGVLSDSWGELANMIVGVFKNTIGEVGFVCKLTLPSIVRGTDFAVDHTLKSAKRYIYKFRCHDHGIATDIIIQQD, encoded by the coding sequence ATGACCGCCGACATCCCCGACACGCTCGTCGAAAGCGCCATCGTGAAGGGAGTCACGGAAGTTCTTGATACCATGGCACGTGAGAAGGCCGAGGCCGCTGGCCGCACGCCCAATCCCCCCCTGCACTCCCGCCCGGAGAACATCGAGGGGCCGCATCTCGTCGCCTCCGTCGGCTTCATCGGCGACCTCGAGGGCATCATCAACATCCACGTCGACGACACGATCGCCACGGAGATCAGCGCCAACATGCTGGGTATGACGCCCGCGGAAGTCGTTGAATCCGGCGTACTAAGCGATTCCTGGGGCGAGCTCGCCAACATGATCGTCGGCGTCTTCAAGAATACGATCGGTGAGGTCGGCTTCGTCTGCAAACTGACGCTTCCCTCCATCGTGCGCGGCACGGATTTCGCCGTCGACCACACCCTCAAGTCGGCCAAGCGCTACATCTACAAGTTCCGCTGTCACGACCACGGCATCGCGACCGATATCATTATCCAGCAGGACTGA
- a CDS encoding response regulator translates to MAHTILTVDDSKTVRIIIRNAFKRFDCEVIEASHGVEGLEKAKSKPNLILLDVTMPVMTGMELLARLHADPELAQIPVIMLTAEGQKTTAEQAVSLGSRGYIVKPFTNDVLLQEVAKLLTLEPRPAAA, encoded by the coding sequence ATGGCGCACACGATCCTCACCGTCGACGACTCCAAGACCGTCCGCATCATCATCCGCAACGCGTTCAAGCGGTTCGATTGCGAGGTCATCGAAGCGAGCCACGGCGTCGAGGGACTCGAAAAAGCGAAGTCCAAGCCGAACCTCATTCTCCTCGATGTCACCATGCCCGTGATGACCGGCATGGAACTGCTCGCCCGGCTGCACGCCGACCCCGAACTCGCCCAGATCCCCGTGATCATGCTCACGGCCGAGGGCCAGAAGACGACCGCCGAACAGGCCGTCTCCCTCGGTAGCCGCGGCTACATCGTGAAACCTTTCACCAACGACGTGCTCCTGCAGGAAGTGGCCAAGCTCCTCACCCTCGAGCCCCGCCCCGCCGCCGCGTGA